A portion of the Ricinus communis isolate WT05 ecotype wild-type chromosome 10, ASM1957865v1, whole genome shotgun sequence genome contains these proteins:
- the LOC8267165 gene encoding uncharacterized protein At5g03900, chloroplastic isoform X1 — protein sequence MASISTCFTISPKTRIILTSKPSCRLKPPDSFTKIRLSPKLSDPRVYRGSVIRAGIDLPSGIKPGGAVESDKLRADVRKRAMEAVDAFGGRVTIGDVASKAGLKLNEAQKALQALAADTNGFLEVSDEGDVLYVFPKDYRSKLAAKSFKMKVEPLVDKAKATGEYLIRVSFGTALIASIVLVYTTIIALLSSRSEEDNRGRRGGRSYDSGFTFYFSPTDLFWYWDPYYYRRRQIKKDDDDKMNFIESVFSFVFGDGDPNQGIEEERWKLIGQYISSNGGVVAAEELAPFLDLQTTDKNTNDESYILPVLLRFDGQPEIDEEETILYRFPSLQRTASSQRSGRKEYIGRRWTDWVGGVEKFFRERKWEFSKTGASERAMVIGLGGINLFGVIVLGAMLKDIAAMPGGLINFVAGIFPLLQVYAGSFFAIPLIRWFLIRQRNAQIEKRNQAREQFARALELPDPSLRRKLLSARDMSQRTFIGQDRIVYSTDRDIIEQDVEAQEWDRRFREIEKSE from the exons ATGGCATCTATATCCACATGTTTCACTATATCTCCAAAAACTCGAATAATTTTGACTTCAAAACCCTCATGTCGTCTTAAACCTCCCGATTCTTTTACCAAAATTCGACTTTCCCCCAAACTTTCAGATCCTAGGGTTTATAGGGGTTCTGTTATCAGGGCGGGCATTGATTTGCCAAGTGGAATTAAGCCAGGAGGTGCAGTAGAAAGTGATAAATTGCGCGCAGATGTGAGAAAGCGCGCGATGGAAGCTGTTGATGCTTTTGGAGGCAGGGTTACGATTGGTGATGTTGCAAGCAAAGCTGGTCTTAAATTGAATGAAGCTCAAAAAGCTCTTCAGGCTCTTGCTGCTGATACTAATGGTTTTTTGGAG GTTTCGGACGAGGGTGACGTGCTTTATGTTTTTCCTAAAGATTATCGCTCAAAGCTTGCAGCAAAGTCATTTAAGATGAAAGTCGAACCTTTGGTTGATAAAGCAAAG GCAACAGGTGAATATCTTATTAGAGTTTCCTTTGGAACAGCACTAATTGCTTCAATAGTTTTGGTTTACACAACCATAATCGCTCTCCTTTCAAGTAGAAG TGAGGAAGACAATCGTGGAAGACGTGGAGGCAGATCATACGATTCAGGATTTACCTTTTACTTTAGTCCTACTGATCTATTTTG GTACTGGGATCCTTATTATTATAGGAGGCggcaaattaaaaaagatgatgatgaCAAGATGAACTTCATCGAATCT GTCTTCTCATTTGTATTTGGAGATGGTGACCCTAATCAAGGAATTGAAGAAGAGAGGTGGAAGTTG ATTGGACAATATATTTCCTCTAATGGTGGTGTTGTCGCAGCTGAAGAACTTGCACCATTTCTTGATTTACAAACTACTGACAAAAATACA AATGATGAATCATACATCTTACCAGTCCTCCTACGCTTTGATGGTCAGCCAGAAATCGATGAAGAG GAAACTATTCTCTATCGATTTCCTTCGCTTCAGCGTACAGCTTCTTCTCAGAGGAGTGGAAGGAAGGAATATATAGGCAGAAGATGGACAGATTGGGTTGGAGGGGTTGAGAAGTTTTTCAGGGAGAGAAAATGGGAATTCAG TAAGACTGGAGCATCAGAGAGAGCAATGGTCATTGGATTGGGCGGAATTAACCTTTTTGGTGTCATTGTTCTGGGAGCCATGTTAAA GGATATTGCTGCTATGCCAGGtggattaattaattttgtagcTGGCATATTTCCTCTGCTTCAG GTATATGCTGGTTCTTTCTTTGCTATTCCTTTGATCCGCTGGTTCCTCATTCGCCAGAGGAATGCACAAATAGAGAAGAGAAACCAAGCAAGGGAACAATTTGCTCGAGCACTTGAACTGCCTGATCCCTCACTAAGACGGAAG CTTCTGAGTGCTCGGGACATGTCCCAAAGAACATTCATAGGGCAGGATCGCATTGTCTACAGTACTGATAGGGACATAATTGAGCAAGATGTTGAGGCCCAAGAATGGGATAGGAGATTCCGAGAGATTGAGAAGTCAGAGTAG
- the LOC8267164 gene encoding uncharacterized protein LOC8267164 isoform X1, whose protein sequence is MASSLHQWESDPLFSAAEVVQDSADRMESLFRLLLHDQSLVRGDHPDPRLLMSIEYHRRDLATILETAKWQLEDFERAVHFSAVQDKSRSREDVISRHRQFIRAIREQVNHVENSVAGPALGDSMRNTEWGNLNEQDRDGLALFLIGGNTAGHSNHYEMEDSSILRRFLDPTSASSLTDNEIVEHGSVEFEKLKLSGNVQADDSASKDDYFKKLGSHYTTRLGSDLQDISCNRPGDGGHWDLEADEATPKNVFHENSSRYSRMNFFGFLNNLWKMWGTKVTKSYIKRLKDGEEQRHSPTYIDVSYSAQGQHMGPSLGSRCRSLTGLCSRFRANLMILGGSLEAQYQRFPCHIQVNRHSMQGYWCPNLLRNGQLNLILQIIHGEEVA, encoded by the exons atggcATCAAGTTTGCATCAATGGGAATCTGACCCGCTGTTCTCAGCTGCTGAAGTGGTTCAAGACTCTGCTGACAG GATGGAGTCACTTTTTCGACTCCTTTTGCATGATCAGAGTCTTGTTCGAGGTGACCATCCTGATCCCAGGCTGCTTATGTCCATAGAATATCATAGGCGTGATCTTGCAACTATACTTGAAACTGCAAAATGGCAG TTGGAAGATTTTGAAAGAGCCGTTCACTTCTCAGCTGTGCAAGATAAATCTCGATCTAGGGAAGATGTGATTTCCAGACATAGGCAGTTCATTAGAGCCATTAGAGAACAAGTAAATCATGTGGAGAATAGTGTAGCTGGCCCGGCTTTGGGAGATTCAATGAGAAATACTGAATGGGGTAATTTAAATGAACAGGACAGAGATGGATTAGCCTTGTTTCTGATTGGAGGAAATACCGCTGGACATTCTAATCATTATGAGATGGAAGATAGTAGCATATTGAGAAGATTTCTTGATCCAACCTCAGCATCAAGTTTAACAGATAATGAAATTGTTGAGCACGGGAGCGTAGAATTTGAGAAGTTGAAACTGAGTGGAAATGTGCAAGCAGATGATTCTGCGTCGAAGGATGATTATTTCAAAAAGCTGGGTTCACATTACACTACTAGATTAGGCTCAGATCTCCAAGACATCTCCTGTAACAGGCCTGGCGATGGTGGTCACTGGGATCTAGAAGCTGATGAAGCCACACCTAAAAACGTTTTCCATGAAAACAGTTCTAGATACAGTAGAATGAACTTTTTTGGTTTCCTGAACAATCTATGGAAAATGTGGGGGACCAAGGTCACTAAGAGCTATATAAAGAGGTTGAAAGATGGAGAAGAACAAAGGCATTCTCCCACATACATTGATGTTTCATATTCTGCACAG GGTCAACATATGGGACCAAGTTTAGGATCTAGATGTAGAAGCTTGACAGGATTATGCTCTAGATTTCGAGCAAATCTGATGATCCTGGGCGGCAGCCTAGAAGCACAATATCAAAGATTTCCCTGCCACATTCAAGTCAATCGACATTCAATGCAA GGATACTGGTGTCCAAATTTGCTTAGAAACGGtcaacttaatttaattctgcAAATTATCCATGGAGAAGAAGTTGCATAA
- the LOC8267164 gene encoding uncharacterized protein LOC8267164 isoform X3, with amino-acid sequence MASSLHQWESDPLFSAAEVVQDSADRMESLFRLLLHDQSLVRGDHPDPRLLMSIEYHRRDLATILETAKWQLEDFERAVHFSAVQDKSRSREDVISRHRQFIRAIREQVNHVENSVAGPALGDSMRNTEWGNLNEQDRDGLALFLIGGNTAGHSNHYEMEDSSILRRFLDPTSASSLTDNEIVEHGSVEFEKLKLSGNVQADDSASKDDYFKKLGSHYTTRLGSDLQDISCNRPGDGGHWDLEADEATPKNVFHENSSRYSRMNFFGFLNNLWKMWGTKVTKSYIKRLKDGEEQRHSPTYIDVSYSAQGQHMGPSLGSRCRSLTGLCSRFRANLMILGGSLEAQYQRFPCHIQVNRHSMDTGVQICLETVNLI; translated from the exons atggcATCAAGTTTGCATCAATGGGAATCTGACCCGCTGTTCTCAGCTGCTGAAGTGGTTCAAGACTCTGCTGACAG GATGGAGTCACTTTTTCGACTCCTTTTGCATGATCAGAGTCTTGTTCGAGGTGACCATCCTGATCCCAGGCTGCTTATGTCCATAGAATATCATAGGCGTGATCTTGCAACTATACTTGAAACTGCAAAATGGCAG TTGGAAGATTTTGAAAGAGCCGTTCACTTCTCAGCTGTGCAAGATAAATCTCGATCTAGGGAAGATGTGATTTCCAGACATAGGCAGTTCATTAGAGCCATTAGAGAACAAGTAAATCATGTGGAGAATAGTGTAGCTGGCCCGGCTTTGGGAGATTCAATGAGAAATACTGAATGGGGTAATTTAAATGAACAGGACAGAGATGGATTAGCCTTGTTTCTGATTGGAGGAAATACCGCTGGACATTCTAATCATTATGAGATGGAAGATAGTAGCATATTGAGAAGATTTCTTGATCCAACCTCAGCATCAAGTTTAACAGATAATGAAATTGTTGAGCACGGGAGCGTAGAATTTGAGAAGTTGAAACTGAGTGGAAATGTGCAAGCAGATGATTCTGCGTCGAAGGATGATTATTTCAAAAAGCTGGGTTCACATTACACTACTAGATTAGGCTCAGATCTCCAAGACATCTCCTGTAACAGGCCTGGCGATGGTGGTCACTGGGATCTAGAAGCTGATGAAGCCACACCTAAAAACGTTTTCCATGAAAACAGTTCTAGATACAGTAGAATGAACTTTTTTGGTTTCCTGAACAATCTATGGAAAATGTGGGGGACCAAGGTCACTAAGAGCTATATAAAGAGGTTGAAAGATGGAGAAGAACAAAGGCATTCTCCCACATACATTGATGTTTCATATTCTGCACAG GGTCAACATATGGGACCAAGTTTAGGATCTAGATGTAGAAGCTTGACAGGATTATGCTCTAGATTTCGAGCAAATCTGATGATCCTGGGCGGCAGCCTAGAAGCACAATATCAAAGATTTCCCTGCCACATTCAAGTCAATCGACATTCAAT GGATACTGGTGTCCAAATTTGCTTAGAAACGGtcaacttaatttaa
- the LOC8267165 gene encoding uncharacterized protein At5g03900, chloroplastic isoform X2, giving the protein MKLKKLFRLLLLILMVFWRWSQQVSDEGDVLYVFPKDYRSKLAAKSFKMKVEPLVDKAKATGEYLIRVSFGTALIASIVLVYTTIIALLSSRSEEDNRGRRGGRSYDSGFTFYFSPTDLFWYWDPYYYRRRQIKKDDDDKMNFIESVFSFVFGDGDPNQGIEEERWKLIGQYISSNGGVVAAEELAPFLDLQTTDKNTNDESYILPVLLRFDGQPEIDEEETILYRFPSLQRTASSQRSGRKEYIGRRWTDWVGGVEKFFRERKWEFSKTGASERAMVIGLGGINLFGVIVLGAMLKDIAAMPGGLINFVAGIFPLLQVYAGSFFAIPLIRWFLIRQRNAQIEKRNQAREQFARALELPDPSLRRKLLSARDMSQRTFIGQDRIVYSTDRDIIEQDVEAQEWDRRFREIEKSE; this is encoded by the exons ATGAAGCTCAAAAAGCTCTTCAGGCTCTTGCTGCTGATACTAATGGTTTTTTGGAG ATGGTCTCAACAGGTTTCGGACGAGGGTGACGTGCTTTATGTTTTTCCTAAAGATTATCGCTCAAAGCTTGCAGCAAAGTCATTTAAGATGAAAGTCGAACCTTTGGTTGATAAAGCAAAG GCAACAGGTGAATATCTTATTAGAGTTTCCTTTGGAACAGCACTAATTGCTTCAATAGTTTTGGTTTACACAACCATAATCGCTCTCCTTTCAAGTAGAAG TGAGGAAGACAATCGTGGAAGACGTGGAGGCAGATCATACGATTCAGGATTTACCTTTTACTTTAGTCCTACTGATCTATTTTG GTACTGGGATCCTTATTATTATAGGAGGCggcaaattaaaaaagatgatgatgaCAAGATGAACTTCATCGAATCT GTCTTCTCATTTGTATTTGGAGATGGTGACCCTAATCAAGGAATTGAAGAAGAGAGGTGGAAGTTG ATTGGACAATATATTTCCTCTAATGGTGGTGTTGTCGCAGCTGAAGAACTTGCACCATTTCTTGATTTACAAACTACTGACAAAAATACA AATGATGAATCATACATCTTACCAGTCCTCCTACGCTTTGATGGTCAGCCAGAAATCGATGAAGAG GAAACTATTCTCTATCGATTTCCTTCGCTTCAGCGTACAGCTTCTTCTCAGAGGAGTGGAAGGAAGGAATATATAGGCAGAAGATGGACAGATTGGGTTGGAGGGGTTGAGAAGTTTTTCAGGGAGAGAAAATGGGAATTCAG TAAGACTGGAGCATCAGAGAGAGCAATGGTCATTGGATTGGGCGGAATTAACCTTTTTGGTGTCATTGTTCTGGGAGCCATGTTAAA GGATATTGCTGCTATGCCAGGtggattaattaattttgtagcTGGCATATTTCCTCTGCTTCAG GTATATGCTGGTTCTTTCTTTGCTATTCCTTTGATCCGCTGGTTCCTCATTCGCCAGAGGAATGCACAAATAGAGAAGAGAAACCAAGCAAGGGAACAATTTGCTCGAGCACTTGAACTGCCTGATCCCTCACTAAGACGGAAG CTTCTGAGTGCTCGGGACATGTCCCAAAGAACATTCATAGGGCAGGATCGCATTGTCTACAGTACTGATAGGGACATAATTGAGCAAGATGTTGAGGCCCAAGAATGGGATAGGAGATTCCGAGAGATTGAGAAGTCAGAGTAG
- the LOC8267164 gene encoding uncharacterized protein LOC8267164 isoform X2 — MASSLHQWESDPLFSAAEVVQDSADRMESLFRLLLHDQSLVRGDHPDPRLLMSIEYHRRDLATILETAKWQLEDFERAVHFSAVQDKSRSREDVISRHRQFIRAIREQVNHVENSVAGPALGDSMRNTEWGNLNEQDRDGLALFLIGGNTAGHSNHYEMEDSSILRRFLDPTSASSLTDNEIVEHGSVEFEKLKLSGNVQADDSASKDDYFKKLGSHYTTRLGSDLQDISCNRPGDGGHWDLEADEATPKNVFHENSSRYSRMNFFGFLNNLWKMWGTKVTKSYIKRLKDGEEQRHSPTYIDVSYSAQGQHMGPSLGSRCRSLTGLCSRFRANLMILGGSLEAQYQRFPCHIQVNRHSMQVIFTIIFVLIFFGILVSKFA; from the exons atggcATCAAGTTTGCATCAATGGGAATCTGACCCGCTGTTCTCAGCTGCTGAAGTGGTTCAAGACTCTGCTGACAG GATGGAGTCACTTTTTCGACTCCTTTTGCATGATCAGAGTCTTGTTCGAGGTGACCATCCTGATCCCAGGCTGCTTATGTCCATAGAATATCATAGGCGTGATCTTGCAACTATACTTGAAACTGCAAAATGGCAG TTGGAAGATTTTGAAAGAGCCGTTCACTTCTCAGCTGTGCAAGATAAATCTCGATCTAGGGAAGATGTGATTTCCAGACATAGGCAGTTCATTAGAGCCATTAGAGAACAAGTAAATCATGTGGAGAATAGTGTAGCTGGCCCGGCTTTGGGAGATTCAATGAGAAATACTGAATGGGGTAATTTAAATGAACAGGACAGAGATGGATTAGCCTTGTTTCTGATTGGAGGAAATACCGCTGGACATTCTAATCATTATGAGATGGAAGATAGTAGCATATTGAGAAGATTTCTTGATCCAACCTCAGCATCAAGTTTAACAGATAATGAAATTGTTGAGCACGGGAGCGTAGAATTTGAGAAGTTGAAACTGAGTGGAAATGTGCAAGCAGATGATTCTGCGTCGAAGGATGATTATTTCAAAAAGCTGGGTTCACATTACACTACTAGATTAGGCTCAGATCTCCAAGACATCTCCTGTAACAGGCCTGGCGATGGTGGTCACTGGGATCTAGAAGCTGATGAAGCCACACCTAAAAACGTTTTCCATGAAAACAGTTCTAGATACAGTAGAATGAACTTTTTTGGTTTCCTGAACAATCTATGGAAAATGTGGGGGACCAAGGTCACTAAGAGCTATATAAAGAGGTTGAAAGATGGAGAAGAACAAAGGCATTCTCCCACATACATTGATGTTTCATATTCTGCACAG GGTCAACATATGGGACCAAGTTTAGGATCTAGATGTAGAAGCTTGACAGGATTATGCTCTAGATTTCGAGCAAATCTGATGATCCTGGGCGGCAGCCTAGAAGCACAATATCAAAGATTTCCCTGCCACATTCAAGTCAATCGACATTCAATGCAAGTAATATTCACAATAATCTTTGTACTCATATTTTTTG GGATACTGGTGTCCAAATTTGCTTAG